The following coding sequences lie in one Isoptericola variabilis 225 genomic window:
- a CDS encoding LacI family DNA-binding transcriptional regulator, translated as MSTSSSASPSRAATLTDVARLAGVSIATASKAINGRAQVRAETRQRVLEAAEQLSFAPNALAKSLLQGRTGTVGLLTSDLEGRFSIPVLMGAEDAFGAGRVSVFLCDARGDAIREQHHIRALLSRRVDGLIVVGSRTDPRPPLEGDIPVPVVYAYAPSEDPRDISITADNVEAGRLAIDHLLSCGRTRIAHVSGDVTYKAAKDRARGAADALADAGLELVGGRTFFGSWSEGWGRGAARMVVERHPDVDAFFCGSDQIARGVLDALRELGRDVPTDVSVIGFDNWAVLTTNARPQLTSIDMNLEQVGRVAAKRLFAAIEGTASSGIEELPCRVVTRESTVPNG; from the coding sequence ATGAGCACCTCGAGCAGCGCATCGCCGTCGCGCGCCGCCACGCTGACCGACGTCGCCAGGCTCGCGGGAGTCTCGATAGCGACCGCGTCGAAGGCGATCAACGGTCGTGCCCAGGTCCGTGCCGAGACGCGTCAGCGCGTGCTCGAGGCGGCCGAGCAGCTCTCGTTCGCACCCAACGCGCTCGCCAAGAGCCTCCTTCAGGGTCGCACCGGCACGGTGGGCCTCCTCACCTCAGACCTCGAGGGCAGGTTCTCGATCCCGGTGCTCATGGGGGCCGAGGACGCCTTCGGCGCCGGCCGGGTCTCCGTCTTCCTCTGCGACGCGCGCGGCGACGCGATCCGGGAGCAGCACCACATCCGCGCCCTGCTGTCGCGTCGCGTCGACGGGCTCATCGTCGTGGGGTCCCGGACGGACCCGCGTCCGCCGCTGGAGGGCGACATCCCGGTGCCGGTGGTCTACGCCTACGCCCCGTCCGAGGACCCGCGGGACATCTCGATCACCGCGGACAACGTCGAGGCCGGGCGCCTCGCGATCGACCACCTCCTCTCGTGCGGTCGCACGCGCATCGCGCACGTCTCCGGGGACGTCACCTACAAGGCGGCGAAGGACCGCGCGCGCGGCGCCGCCGACGCACTGGCCGACGCCGGGCTCGAGCTCGTGGGGGGCAGGACGTTCTTCGGGTCGTGGTCGGAGGGGTGGGGGCGCGGGGCCGCCCGCATGGTCGTCGAGCGTCACCCCGACGTCGACGCGTTCTTCTGCGGGAGCGACCAGATCGCCCGTGGGGTGCTCGACGCCCTCCGCGAGCTCGGGCGCGACGTGCCCACCGACGTCTCCGTCATCGGGTTCGACAACTGGGCCGTGCTGACGACCAATGCGCGGCCTCAGCTCACGAGCATCGACATGAACCTCGAGCAGGTCGGACGCGTGGCCGCCAAGCGCCTGTTCGCCGCGATCGAGGGCACGGCGTCGTCCGGGATCGAGGAGCTCCCGTGCCGGGTCGTGACCCGGGAGTCGACCGTCCCGAACGGCTGA